Proteins from a single region of Thunnus albacares chromosome 14, fThuAlb1.1, whole genome shotgun sequence:
- the LOC122997398 gene encoding ovarian cancer G-protein coupled receptor 1-like has translation MGSKKLCHSEEEEEDFYINTSKMESNNYSNVTSDYDYNYTDNGDSSSFYYSDYSGFGLEEFFLDAMKCVIISFGLPLSLLAIYSLYYQVQNTNVAPIFLINLLISDIIQLCCMIVFMAEHVNFDIRTPFIYIYYYSVLASVGFMVCIALERYLVIAWPLWYHVRSTIKISLAVCVVVWTLPLAYVLSVFFPYDFDISDIIFAVLLLIPFPLLIFFLGGTLKALSAAISVSSDEKRRIVGMLVLVVLIYTLLFLPRIIVLLSYKAQSNHDFRKLTEMLLEFSPLADLILYVFIKETMDKLLASLCCCIMDNNDNNRSST, from the exons ATGGGCTCAAAGAAATT GTGTcactctgaagaagaagaagaagatttctACATCAACACCTCAAAGATGGAAAGCAATAATTACAGCAATGTCACATCCGACTATGATTATAACTACACCGACAatggtgacagcagcagcttctaCTACAGCGACTACAGTGGTTTTGGCTTAGAAGAATTCTTCTTAGATGCAATGAAATGCGTAATCATTAGTTTCGGCCTTCCATTGAGTCTACTGGCCATCTACTCTCTATATTACCAG GTTCAAAATACCAATGTTGCTCCAATCTTCCTCATcaacctcctcatctctgacatCATCCAGCTCTGCTGCATGATCGTCTTTATGGCAGAACATGTGAACTTTGATATACGTACCCccttcatttatatttactaCTATAGTGTGCTCGCCAGTGTTGGCTTCATGGTCTGTATCGCCCTGGAAAG gtatttggtcatcGCATGGCCACTGTGGTACCACGTCAGAAGCACCATCAAGATCTCTCTTGCAGTCTGTGTCGTGGTCTGGACCCTTCCTCTTGCTTATgtcctttctgtctttttccccTATGACTTTGATATCTCAGACATTATTTTTgctgtcctcctcctcattcCTTTCCCACTTCTCATATTCTTCTTGGGTGGGACCCTTAAAGCCCTGTCTGCAGCCATCTCGGTCTCCTCTGATGAAAAAAGACGAATTGTGGGAATGTTGGTCCTGGTGGTGCTCATCTACACGCTGCTGTTTCTACCCAGAATAATCGTGTTACTGTCATACAAAGCCCAAAGTAATCATGACTTCCGCAAACTGACTGAAATGCTTCTTGAGTTCAGTCCTCTTGCAGACTtgattctgtatgttttcattaagGAGACCATGGACAAGCTTTTGGCCTCTTTGTGTTGTTGCATAATGGACAACAATGATAACAACAGATCATCAacatga